In Lonchura striata isolate bLonStr1 chromosome 2, bLonStr1.mat, whole genome shotgun sequence, a single genomic region encodes these proteins:
- the KCNE1 gene encoding potassium voltage-gated channel subfamily E member 1 has protein sequence MLLLSNTTALTLLLSKLLQECLERSNSSAAAQEGSASDSLAIIYVLLMLGLFGFFTLGVMVSNLRARRLQGPRDPYHTYIATDAWRQKDREHFQARVMESYKLCCVLENQLAVEQPGTKIPEEKSS, from the coding sequence atgctgctgctgtccaacACCACGGCCCTGACCCTGCTCCTCTCCAAACTGCTCCAGGAGTGCCTGGAGCGGTCcaacagctcagctgctgctcaggaggGCAGTGCCAGCGACAGCCTGGCCATCATCTACGTGCTGCTGATGCTGGggctctttggcttcttcacgCTGGGGGTGATGGTGAGCAACCTGCGGGCGCGGCGCCTCCAGGGGCCCCGCGACCCCTACCACACCTACATCGCCACCGACGCCTGGCGCCAGAAGGACAGGGAGCACTTCCAGGCCAGGGTCATGGAGAGCTACAAGCTCTGCTGCGTCCTGGAGAACCAGCTGGCCGTGGAGCAGCCGGGCACCAAGATCCCCGAGGAGAAATCTTCCTAG